Proteins encoded together in one Phycisphaerae bacterium window:
- a CDS encoding nitroreductase family protein gives MIRDLVLANRSYRRFQQSHSIDMATLRELIELATLCPSSGNLQPLRYVLSCEPDKNAKIFQHLAWAGYLTDWTGPTQGERPSAYIIILGDSQACHSINCDHGIAAQTILLGAVEKGLGGCIIGSIQREELRRALDIPERYQILLVIALGKPAEKIVLEPVTSESDIKYYRDDGGVHHVPKRSVDQVILGL, from the coding sequence ATGATTCGAGACCTTGTTCTTGCCAACAGAAGTTACCGTCGTTTTCAGCAGAGCCATTCCATCGACATGGCCACGTTACGGGAACTGATTGAACTGGCGACGTTGTGCCCGTCGTCCGGCAACTTGCAGCCGTTGCGATACGTCCTTTCGTGCGAGCCGGACAAGAACGCCAAGATCTTTCAACACTTGGCTTGGGCCGGATACCTGACCGACTGGACGGGTCCGACGCAGGGCGAACGCCCATCGGCGTATATCATCATCCTTGGCGACTCACAGGCTTGTCACAGTATCAACTGCGATCACGGCATCGCTGCTCAGACCATACTGCTTGGGGCAGTCGAAAAAGGTCTCGGCGGTTGCATCATCGGCTCGATCCAGCGGGAAGAACTTCGAAGGGCGCTTGACATTCCGGAACGCTATCAGATCCTGCTGGTTATCGCACTCGGCAAGCCGGCCGAGAAAATCGTCCTTGAGCCGGTGACGTCGGAAAGCGACATCAAGTACTATCGCGACGACGGCGGCGTTCATCATGTTCCCAAACGATCGGTGGATCAAGTGATCCTGGGACTATAG